In Actinoplanes sp. NBC_00393, a single genomic region encodes these proteins:
- a CDS encoding ABC transporter substrate-binding protein, which translates to MTKQNSGIRRRLSALVAVPLAGALSLSACSTSGDAGGDSGSGDKQGFSFLFPTSTTTESPYEALAKKYTAETGVAIDARKLPNDSYGTSLRTQLQGGNAADLMVVAPGRGQDYAVLPLAEAGLLEPLSAGSTAVVPDAYKALLEQDGKTYAQPTDIVPVGIVWNSGAATEAGAQFPADATAMLSLCQDLTGKGKSLVALAGSAPPNVGLMAMSLSASRVYAQTPDWNQQRADGKVSFAQDAGWKDVVATIEQMNKGGCFQKGAAGGGFDAITQGLARGTSLSAFAPGGSATEIMNNAEGVTLEIRAFPPAAGGKQYLLASPNYAMSINAKADAEQKKAAQTFLEWLAKPENAAEFTKIEGQVPISGVEGAELAPQYATVKDLLAGGDYAPLPNLSWPNPSVYDQLSKGLQGLIAGRGDAASVLAAVDKAWDSK; encoded by the coding sequence ATGACAAAGCAGAACTCCGGGATACGCCGCCGCCTCAGCGCCCTCGTGGCGGTACCCCTCGCCGGCGCTCTGTCGCTTTCCGCCTGCAGCACCAGCGGCGACGCCGGCGGCGACTCCGGCAGCGGGGACAAGCAGGGCTTCAGCTTCCTGTTCCCCACCTCGACGACCACCGAGAGCCCGTACGAGGCGCTCGCCAAGAAGTACACCGCGGAGACCGGCGTCGCGATCGACGCCCGCAAGCTCCCCAACGACAGCTACGGCACCTCGCTGCGCACCCAGTTGCAGGGCGGCAACGCCGCGGACCTGATGGTCGTCGCGCCCGGCCGGGGCCAGGACTACGCGGTTCTCCCGCTCGCCGAGGCCGGCCTGCTCGAGCCGTTGAGCGCCGGCTCCACCGCCGTCGTGCCGGATGCCTACAAGGCTCTGCTCGAGCAGGACGGCAAGACCTACGCGCAGCCGACCGACATCGTCCCGGTCGGCATCGTGTGGAACAGCGGCGCGGCCACCGAGGCCGGCGCCCAGTTCCCGGCCGACGCGACCGCGATGCTGAGCCTCTGCCAGGACCTGACGGGCAAGGGCAAGTCGCTGGTCGCCCTGGCCGGTTCGGCCCCGCCGAACGTCGGCCTGATGGCGATGTCGCTGTCGGCCAGCCGGGTGTACGCCCAGACGCCGGACTGGAACCAGCAGCGTGCCGACGGCAAGGTCAGCTTCGCGCAGGACGCGGGCTGGAAGGACGTCGTCGCCACCATCGAGCAGATGAACAAGGGCGGCTGCTTCCAGAAGGGCGCCGCCGGCGGTGGCTTCGACGCCATCACCCAGGGTCTGGCCCGCGGCACGTCGCTCAGCGCCTTCGCGCCGGGCGGCTCGGCCACCGAGATCATGAACAACGCCGAGGGTGTCACCCTGGAGATCCGGGCCTTCCCGCCGGCCGCCGGTGGTAAGCAGTACCTGCTGGCCAGCCCGAACTACGCCATGTCGATCAACGCCAAGGCGGACGCCGAGCAGAAGAAGGCCGCGCAGACCTTCCTGGAGTGGCTCGCCAAGCCGGAGAACGCGGCCGAGTTCACCAAGATCGAGGGCCAGGTGCCGATCAGCGGGGTCGAGGGCGCCGAACTCGCCCCGCAGTACGCCACGGTGAAGGACCTGCTGGCCGGCGGCGACTACGCCCCGCTGCCGAACCTGTCGTGGCCGAACCCGTCGGTCTACGACCAGCTGTCGAAGGGCCTGCAGGGCTTGATCGCGGGCCGCGGCGACGCCGCGTCCGTCCTCGCGGCCGTGGACAAGGCATGGGACAGCAAGTAG
- a CDS encoding ROK family protein encodes MSTSSLVAAVDIGGTKIAAALVDEAGVIRDRVQVSTPSGASAILCVIAELVDGLRAHAAPLALGVGAPGVIDSSAGEVRSATEIVPGWAGTPIRAELAGRLGLPVAVVNDVRAAALGAVRDPALRDCPDVLHVSVGTGVGGALIRNGRLVAGPHGSAGEIAHLLVPQRGALACGCGRDDHLEAVAAGPAIAAFHSRATGSAALPLTEVAARMRAGDEDAGVAIRSAGRTLGRALAGLVAAVDVDAVTLGGGVVHGIPEFAVTVGEAYRAEALPPLRSVPVLVSQAGPDAPLLGAAQLARTLVPEAAS; translated from the coding sequence GTGAGCACGTCTTCGCTGGTCGCGGCCGTCGACATCGGCGGCACGAAGATCGCTGCGGCGCTGGTCGACGAGGCCGGCGTGATCCGGGACCGGGTGCAGGTGAGCACGCCGTCCGGTGCCTCCGCGATCCTGTGCGTGATCGCCGAACTCGTCGACGGCCTGCGTGCGCACGCCGCGCCGCTGGCGCTCGGAGTGGGGGCGCCCGGCGTAATCGACAGCTCGGCGGGAGAGGTGCGGTCCGCGACCGAGATCGTGCCCGGCTGGGCCGGCACGCCGATCCGCGCCGAACTCGCCGGCCGGCTGGGCCTGCCGGTCGCGGTCGTCAACGACGTGCGGGCCGCCGCACTGGGTGCGGTCCGTGACCCGGCGCTGCGTGACTGCCCGGACGTGCTGCACGTCTCGGTCGGCACCGGCGTCGGGGGAGCGCTGATCCGAAACGGTCGTCTGGTGGCGGGCCCGCACGGCTCGGCCGGGGAGATCGCGCACCTGCTCGTGCCGCAGCGGGGCGCCCTCGCCTGCGGATGCGGCCGCGACGACCACCTCGAGGCGGTCGCCGCGGGACCGGCCATCGCCGCCTTTCATTCTCGGGCCACCGGTTCCGCGGCGCTGCCGCTCACCGAGGTGGCCGCCCGGATGCGGGCCGGTGACGAGGACGCCGGCGTGGCCATCCGGTCCGCGGGTCGCACGCTGGGCCGGGCGCTGGCCGGGCTGGTCGCCGCCGTCGACGTGGACGCGGTGACGCTGGGCGGCGGCGTGGTCCACGGCATTCCCGAGTTCGCCGTGACCGTCGGTGAGGCATACCGCGCCGAGGCGCTTCCGCCCCTGCGATCCGTGCCGGTCCTGGTATCCCAGGCTGGGCCCGACGCACCCTTGCTCGGCGCCGCACAGTTGGCCCGCACCCTCGTGCCGGAGGCGGCCTCATGA
- a CDS encoding sensor histidine kinase, with product MAVDPESSAGRSEEGSVRRGLWVYAITVLAVTLALAPMADTRLTVHPNLINAFFVLMASADLLTAHLLMQQFLAGARLATLGLSSAYLYSTLLMVPYGIVFAQIQRSGSGSRWAEVSGPWLFLLLIGGFPVLVAAQQYVVAKLPPRLSGLALTRRRAAAAVAFATALALVAAVTGMVVGADWLPRIYQSGTPTVAGRWAVGAALSAAAISLLAVVRSLRHRPPVEQWVVVAISASMATGILFLAAPYRYTVGYYVARITLLISSGVVLWALLAETAGLHRRLSAAHQDLDRAHRELSRRAEHLAAVNRELEAAGAWKSDIIATLTHEINQPLTVISAYSEELTQEWATLSDDERRAAVQALGSRVDQLLDMAAHLLALCRAEPGAIHTQPVALPVERVLARVADNLTKQARARVSVDYGPPGTAVFADPVHTHEVLTNFITNAVKYSPGDIHVSAGLDGVGNDVLFTVTDEGNGVPPDFVEHLFDRFTQADQSGARTGAGFGLYLSRLLAEANHGRVWYEDVVPHGSRFVLCLPCVPRKPETAPSLNLVDRELPSL from the coding sequence GTGGCCGTGGACCCCGAAAGCAGCGCGGGACGCTCAGAAGAGGGTTCGGTACGCCGGGGTCTGTGGGTCTACGCGATCACGGTGCTAGCGGTCACCCTGGCCCTGGCGCCGATGGCTGACACCCGTCTCACCGTGCACCCGAACCTGATCAACGCGTTCTTCGTCCTCATGGCGTCGGCCGATCTTCTGACCGCGCACCTGCTGATGCAGCAGTTCCTGGCCGGCGCCCGGCTGGCGACGCTGGGCCTGTCCTCGGCGTATCTCTACTCAACGCTGCTGATGGTGCCGTACGGCATCGTCTTCGCCCAGATACAGCGATCGGGGAGCGGTTCACGGTGGGCCGAGGTCAGCGGGCCGTGGCTCTTCCTGCTGCTCATCGGCGGTTTTCCGGTTCTCGTCGCGGCGCAACAGTACGTCGTCGCAAAGCTGCCGCCCCGATTGAGCGGGCTTGCCCTGACCCGGCGGCGGGCCGCCGCCGCGGTCGCGTTCGCCACGGCGCTCGCTCTGGTGGCCGCCGTGACCGGAATGGTCGTCGGCGCGGACTGGCTGCCCCGGATCTATCAGAGCGGTACCCCGACCGTGGCCGGTCGATGGGCGGTGGGTGCGGCGCTGTCGGCCGCGGCGATCAGCCTGCTGGCCGTGGTCAGAAGTCTGCGCCATCGACCACCGGTGGAACAGTGGGTGGTGGTGGCGATCAGCGCGTCCATGGCGACCGGAATCCTGTTCCTGGCCGCCCCGTACCGTTACACGGTGGGCTACTACGTGGCCCGGATCACCCTGCTGATCTCCTCCGGGGTGGTGCTGTGGGCGCTGCTCGCCGAGACCGCGGGTCTCCATCGCCGGCTTTCCGCGGCCCACCAGGACCTTGACCGGGCGCACCGCGAGCTGAGCCGCCGGGCCGAGCATCTGGCCGCCGTCAACCGGGAACTGGAGGCGGCGGGCGCCTGGAAGAGCGACATCATCGCCACACTCACCCACGAGATCAACCAGCCTTTGACCGTGATCTCGGCCTACTCCGAGGAACTGACCCAGGAATGGGCCACTCTCAGCGACGACGAACGCCGCGCTGCCGTGCAGGCGCTGGGCAGCCGGGTCGACCAGTTGCTCGACATGGCCGCGCACCTGCTGGCACTTTGCCGCGCCGAGCCGGGCGCGATCCATACCCAGCCCGTCGCACTGCCGGTGGAGCGGGTGCTGGCCCGCGTCGCCGACAACCTGACCAAGCAGGCCCGTGCCCGGGTCAGCGTCGACTACGGCCCGCCCGGCACAGCCGTGTTCGCCGACCCGGTGCACACCCACGAGGTGCTGACCAACTTCATCACGAACGCGGTCAAGTACAGCCCCGGCGACATCCACGTGTCGGCGGGCCTCGACGGGGTGGGCAACGACGTCCTGTTCACCGTCACCGACGAGGGCAACGGGGTGCCACCGGACTTCGTCGAGCACCTGTTCGATCGCTTCACCCAGGCCGACCAGTCCGGAGCGCGAACCGGCGCCGGGTTCGGGCTGTACCTGTCGAGGTTGCTCGCCGAGGCGAATCACGGCCGGGTCTGGTACGAAGACGTCGTCCCCCACGGCAGCCGGTTCGTGCTGTGCCTGCCCTGCGTGCCCCGGAAGCCGGAGACAGCGCCTTCGCTGAACCTGGTGGACCGCGAGCTGCCCTCGCTCTGA
- a CDS encoding fructosamine kinase family protein → MRDPATFLLDRLHRAGMGDAVTVEPVTGGLAAVAGIATRRDAPPVFVKAFAETPDSDVFAAEADGLTALRELGGLATPEVIRADRELLVLSVLRPRPRSESFWEQFAHALAGLHLSTVHPRFGWHRDNWLGRRRQINTWSEDGFAFFAEHRLLRWLGQPRVEAALDAGFRAALERLCRRLPELLPDRPACLTHGDLWTQNLLATPGGRPALIDPAVSYMWAEVDLAHVWSTSPPPEAQRFFACYAELTSLDAGWQARMPIIQLRQHLAVLAQFDDDWGAADLIRATLAPFRTLS, encoded by the coding sequence GTGAGAGACCCGGCGACGTTCCTCCTCGACCGCCTGCATCGGGCCGGGATGGGCGATGCTGTCACGGTCGAGCCGGTGACGGGAGGGCTGGCGGCGGTCGCGGGCATCGCGACCCGCCGGGACGCGCCGCCGGTGTTCGTCAAGGCCTTCGCCGAGACGCCGGACAGTGACGTCTTCGCCGCGGAGGCCGACGGGCTGACGGCTCTGCGGGAGCTCGGCGGCCTGGCGACGCCCGAGGTGATCCGGGCGGACCGGGAGCTGCTCGTGTTGTCGGTGCTGCGGCCGCGGCCGCGCAGTGAGAGCTTCTGGGAGCAGTTCGCGCATGCGCTGGCCGGCCTGCATCTGAGTACGGTCCACCCGCGCTTCGGATGGCACCGCGACAACTGGCTGGGCCGCCGGCGGCAGATCAACACCTGGAGCGAGGACGGTTTCGCGTTCTTCGCCGAGCATCGGCTGCTGCGCTGGCTCGGGCAACCTCGCGTCGAGGCAGCCCTTGACGCCGGCTTCCGGGCGGCGCTGGAGCGGCTGTGCAGGCGTCTGCCCGAGCTGCTGCCGGACCGCCCGGCCTGCCTGACGCACGGCGACCTGTGGACCCAGAACCTCCTGGCCACCCCGGGCGGCCGGCCGGCGCTGATCGACCCGGCGGTGTCCTACATGTGGGCGGAGGTCGACCTCGCCCACGTGTGGTCCACCTCGCCGCCGCCCGAGGCGCAACGATTCTTCGCCTGCTACGCCGAGCTGACCTCGCTCGACGCCGGCTGGCAGGCCCGGATGCCGATCATTCAGCTGCGCCAGCACCTGGCCGTGCTGGCCCAGTTCGACGACGACTGGGGCGCGGCCGATCTGATCCGTGCGACGCTCGCCCCGTTCCGGACGCTGAGCTGA
- a CDS encoding ROK family protein: MGRMVPPGKSAERLDGLAAVVDAIRSGDGVTQPQLVQQIGLGRSVVSQRVAELEAAGLVAAAGLGPSTGGRAPRRLRLRAEAGLVAGVACGATGMVVGIADLTGRILARAEERIDIADGPEVVLARSEELIDQLLEKQTDPPPLWGIGVGVPGPVEFATGFPVSPPIMPGWDGYPIRERLSRRFAAPVWVDNDVNLLALGELRSDPVYAAIDDMLFVKIGTGIGAGLVSGRRLHRGTNGCAGDIGHIAVAQAAEIVCRCGNVGCLEAVASGAAMARDARRLAETGESALLAGILAAQGDITAADVTAAADRGDPASRALLARTGRLVGDTLATLVSFYNPGLVVLGGGVAQAGDFVLAAIRESVYRRSLPLATRTLRIELSNLGEATGLAGAVHLVLDELFTPERMSEWLPFSSPAGRPELAGG, from the coding sequence ATGGGTCGAATGGTGCCGCCGGGCAAGTCCGCCGAGCGATTGGACGGTCTGGCGGCCGTCGTGGACGCGATCCGCTCCGGTGACGGGGTGACGCAACCGCAGCTGGTGCAGCAGATCGGGCTCGGCCGCAGCGTCGTCTCGCAGCGGGTGGCGGAGCTGGAGGCGGCCGGTCTGGTCGCCGCCGCGGGTCTCGGGCCCTCCACGGGAGGCCGGGCGCCGCGCCGGTTGCGGCTGCGGGCGGAGGCCGGTCTGGTCGCCGGGGTGGCCTGCGGGGCCACCGGCATGGTCGTCGGCATCGCCGACCTGACCGGCCGGATCCTGGCCCGTGCCGAGGAGCGCATCGACATCGCCGACGGCCCGGAAGTCGTGCTGGCGCGCAGCGAGGAGCTGATCGACCAGCTGCTGGAGAAGCAGACCGACCCGCCGCCGCTGTGGGGGATCGGTGTCGGGGTGCCCGGCCCGGTGGAGTTCGCGACCGGGTTCCCGGTGTCCCCACCGATCATGCCGGGCTGGGACGGCTACCCGATCCGGGAACGGCTGTCGCGGCGCTTCGCGGCCCCGGTCTGGGTGGACAACGACGTGAACCTGCTGGCACTGGGCGAGCTGCGCTCGGATCCGGTGTACGCGGCGATCGACGACATGCTGTTCGTGAAGATCGGTACGGGCATCGGCGCCGGCCTGGTCTCCGGGCGCCGGCTGCACCGCGGCACCAACGGCTGCGCCGGCGACATCGGGCACATCGCGGTGGCACAGGCCGCCGAGATCGTCTGCCGGTGCGGCAACGTCGGCTGCCTGGAGGCGGTGGCCAGCGGCGCCGCCATGGCACGCGACGCCCGCCGGCTGGCCGAGACCGGGGAGAGCGCCCTGCTGGCCGGGATCCTGGCGGCGCAGGGCGACATCACCGCCGCGGATGTCACGGCGGCGGCAGACCGCGGCGACCCGGCGTCGCGGGCGCTGCTGGCGCGCACCGGACGGCTGGTCGGCGACACCCTGGCCACGCTGGTCAGCTTCTACAACCCGGGCCTGGTGGTGCTCGGCGGTGGCGTCGCGCAGGCGGGGGACTTCGTGCTCGCCGCGATCCGCGAGTCGGTCTATCGCCGGAGTCTGCCGCTCGCCACCCGTACGCTGCGGATCGAACTGTCGAATCTGGGCGAGGCGACCGGCCTCGCCGGCGCCGTGCATCTGGTGCTGGACGAGCTCTTCACGCCGGAACGCATGTCCGAATGGCTGCCGTTCTCGTCACCGGCCGGACGGCCGGAATTGGCCGGCGGCTGA
- a CDS encoding carbohydrate ABC transporter permease has translation MFRYTKATFLREVLVWIAALIGLMPFYFLLATALKPDEELLTTTSSALPSRPTVANFTDVLTTSGDNNILFSLVNSVMITVGSILGLVAFGSLAAYVLARSTRRWSSIAFYLFLIAIILPAQLGIIPLYIGARTMGLVGTPWGMIVLYAGTLMPLAVFLYAGFFRALPRDYEEAAAIDGAGPGRVFLRIVLPLMAPATGTVAILTGLIVWNDFFTALIFLGGSDYQTLTVSMYYYVGSLVSAWNKIFAIVIISMIPILGFYLFAQKKFIQGFAGGVK, from the coding sequence TTGTTCCGCTACACCAAGGCCACGTTCCTGCGTGAGGTGCTCGTCTGGATCGCCGCGCTGATCGGCCTGATGCCCTTCTACTTCCTGCTCGCCACCGCCCTCAAGCCCGACGAGGAGCTGCTGACCACGACGTCCTCGGCGCTGCCGAGCCGGCCGACGGTCGCCAACTTCACCGACGTGCTGACCACCAGCGGTGACAACAACATCCTGTTCAGCCTGGTCAACAGCGTGATGATCACGGTCGGGAGCATTCTCGGCCTGGTCGCGTTCGGCTCGTTGGCCGCGTACGTCCTGGCCCGCAGCACCCGCCGCTGGAGCTCGATCGCGTTCTACCTGTTCCTCATCGCGATCATCCTGCCCGCCCAGTTGGGCATCATCCCGCTCTACATCGGCGCCCGCACGATGGGCCTGGTCGGCACCCCCTGGGGCATGATCGTCCTGTACGCCGGCACGCTGATGCCGCTCGCGGTGTTCCTCTACGCCGGGTTCTTCCGGGCGCTGCCGCGTGACTACGAGGAGGCGGCCGCCATCGACGGCGCCGGCCCCGGCCGGGTCTTCCTGCGCATCGTGCTGCCGCTGATGGCCCCGGCCACCGGCACCGTGGCGATCCTGACCGGCCTGATCGTCTGGAACGACTTCTTCACCGCCCTGATCTTCCTGGGCGGCTCCGACTACCAGACCCTGACCGTGTCGATGTACTACTACGTCGGCTCCCTGGTCTCGGCCTGGAACAAGATCTTCGCCATCGTGATCATCTCGATGATCCCGATCCTCGGCTTCTACCTGTTCGCCCAGAAGAAGTTCATCCAGGGGTTCGCCGGCGGCGTGAAGTAG
- a CDS encoding ABC transporter ATP-binding protein — MTEQRREPLAELSGVSVEHRAPGGSVFNRARVHALTKADMSVAPGETLGVVGESGCGKSTLVKVLVGLQRPTHGTVRVAGADIWSLSTSRRRQHIGSRIGMVFQDPATSLNRRLSVERIIADPLDVQRWRSPRDRQLRVTELMDLVGLPASARDALPSQMSGGQRQRVAIARALALEPALVVADEPTSALDVSVRAQILNLLLDLRTRLGLAMVFVSHDLQTVRRVADRILTMYLGRVVEELPAGRIEHGRHPYTQALFSAAPGLLHPMRPVPLTGPVPSAVHPPSGCPFRTRCWRSTEVCATEMPPYATDADGRFRCYHPITDPSDLPRLQELS, encoded by the coding sequence ATGACTGAACAACGCCGCGAGCCGCTGGCCGAACTCAGCGGCGTCAGCGTCGAGCACCGCGCGCCCGGCGGCTCGGTGTTCAACCGGGCCCGCGTGCACGCCCTCACGAAAGCCGACATGAGCGTCGCGCCCGGGGAGACGCTCGGGGTGGTCGGCGAGTCCGGCTGCGGCAAGTCGACCCTGGTCAAGGTCCTCGTCGGATTACAACGGCCGACCCATGGCACGGTACGCGTCGCTGGCGCGGACATCTGGTCGCTGAGCACGTCCCGGCGCCGGCAGCACATCGGCAGCCGGATCGGCATGGTGTTCCAGGACCCGGCCACCTCACTGAACCGGCGGCTCAGTGTGGAACGCATCATCGCGGACCCGCTCGACGTACAGCGCTGGCGCAGCCCGCGTGACCGGCAGCTGCGGGTGACCGAACTGATGGACCTGGTCGGCCTGCCGGCCTCGGCCCGCGACGCCCTGCCCAGTCAGATGTCCGGCGGCCAGCGGCAACGCGTCGCGATCGCCCGGGCGCTGGCCCTGGAACCGGCGCTGGTCGTCGCCGACGAGCCCACCTCGGCGCTGGACGTGTCGGTGCGCGCGCAGATCCTCAACCTGCTGCTCGACCTGCGCACCCGGCTCGGCCTGGCCATGGTGTTCGTCTCGCACGACCTGCAGACCGTGCGGCGCGTCGCCGACCGGATCCTGACCATGTACCTGGGCCGGGTCGTCGAGGAACTGCCGGCCGGGCGCATCGAGCACGGGCGTCACCCGTACACCCAAGCCCTGTTCTCGGCCGCGCCCGGCCTGCTGCATCCCATGCGGCCGGTCCCGCTGACCGGCCCGGTCCCCTCCGCCGTGCATCCGCCGTCGGGCTGCCCGTTCCGCACCCGGTGCTGGCGCTCGACCGAGGTCTGCGCGACCGAGATGCCGCCGTACGCCACCGACGCCGACGGCCGTTTCCGCTGCTACCACCCGATCACCGACCCCTCGGATCTGCCCCGCCTTCAGGAGCTCTCATGA
- a CDS encoding carbohydrate ABC transporter permease, translating to MREVSPEQGAGGGDIRPRRVRPLISYGHWWWALPAVLMVVLVHYVATAGGAFYAFTNWTGVGAFDFIGLENFRKIIDDPTLLGSLKNTLFLAFGFLVLTNVFGLMLALALNRTLKSRYLLRVLIFMPVVLSPLAVSYIWKFIFDFNGPINQFLGWLGREDWQRPWLAEPGLALWAVLIVMVWQTTGLVMVIYLAGLATVPPEIEEAGALDGAGTWGRFWHITLPSIRASTAIAGTLMLVQGLRVFDQVMALTGGGPGGATETLATQVYKETFALSNFGFGAALALMLTAIILVFSALQQAATRDRT from the coding sequence GTGCGCGAAGTCTCTCCCGAACAGGGAGCCGGGGGCGGCGACATCCGCCCCCGGCGGGTCCGGCCCCTGATCTCGTACGGCCACTGGTGGTGGGCCCTTCCCGCGGTCCTCATGGTCGTCCTGGTCCACTACGTGGCCACGGCCGGCGGCGCGTTCTACGCCTTCACCAACTGGACCGGGGTCGGCGCGTTCGACTTCATCGGCCTGGAGAACTTCCGGAAGATCATCGACGATCCGACGCTGCTCGGCTCGCTGAAGAACACGCTGTTCCTGGCGTTCGGCTTCCTCGTCCTGACCAACGTGTTCGGACTGATGCTGGCGCTGGCGCTCAACCGGACCCTGAAGTCGCGGTACCTGCTCCGGGTGCTGATCTTCATGCCGGTGGTGCTCAGCCCGCTCGCGGTCTCGTACATCTGGAAGTTCATCTTCGACTTCAACGGCCCGATCAACCAGTTCCTCGGCTGGCTCGGCCGCGAGGACTGGCAGCGGCCCTGGCTGGCCGAGCCCGGCCTGGCGCTCTGGGCGGTCCTGATCGTGATGGTCTGGCAGACCACCGGCCTCGTCATGGTCATCTACCTGGCCGGCCTGGCCACCGTGCCGCCGGAGATCGAGGAGGCGGGCGCGCTCGACGGCGCCGGCACCTGGGGGCGGTTCTGGCACATCACGCTTCCCTCGATCCGCGCTTCCACGGCGATCGCCGGGACGCTCATGCTGGTCCAGGGTCTGCGGGTCTTCGACCAGGTGATGGCGCTGACCGGCGGCGGGCCCGGCGGAGCGACCGAGACGCTGGCGACCCAGGTCTACAAGGAGACCTTCGCGCTGAGCAACTTCGGATTCGGTGCGGCGCTCGCGCTGATGCTGACCGCCATCATCCTCGTCTTCTCGGCGCTGCAGCAGGCCGCCACCCGAGACCGCACGTAG
- a CDS encoding dihydrodipicolinate synthase family protein, which yields MTATATAHPSPAGAVAPPLTGVVPPVCTPLTPDFEVDVDSLLRLVDFQLAGGVDGLFILGSSSEVAFLPDGHRAVVVDAVLRHVAGQVPVLIGAIDMTTMRVLDHARRAARAGCAGIVVTAPFYTRTHPAEVERHLRLIAEKCEAPVYAYDLPVSVHTKLEQDMLLRLAADGVLAGLKDSTGDDAGMRDLLAARNDAGLTGFSVLTGSELTVDSALRAGADGVVPGLGNVDPHGYAALYRHARAGDWDQAAREQDRLLRLMRIVRAAAPARMGRGSSALGAFKTALQLRGVIRHAVTAPPQIPLDEAETDYVRRLLVAAGLL from the coding sequence ATGACTGCCACCGCCACCGCCCACCCCTCGCCCGCCGGCGCCGTCGCGCCGCCGCTGACCGGTGTGGTCCCTCCGGTGTGCACCCCGCTGACCCCGGACTTCGAGGTCGACGTCGACTCGCTGCTGCGGCTCGTCGACTTCCAGCTCGCCGGTGGCGTCGACGGACTGTTCATCCTCGGCTCCTCCAGCGAGGTGGCCTTCCTGCCGGACGGTCACCGCGCGGTCGTGGTCGACGCGGTCCTGCGCCACGTCGCCGGGCAGGTGCCGGTGCTGATCGGCGCGATCGACATGACCACGATGCGGGTGCTGGATCACGCCCGGCGGGCGGCCCGCGCCGGCTGCGCCGGCATCGTGGTCACCGCGCCGTTCTACACCCGCACGCACCCGGCCGAGGTGGAGCGGCATCTGCGGCTGATCGCCGAGAAGTGCGAAGCTCCCGTGTACGCCTACGACCTGCCGGTCTCGGTGCACACCAAGCTGGAGCAGGACATGCTGCTGCGGCTGGCCGCCGATGGGGTGCTGGCCGGGCTGAAGGACTCCACCGGCGACGACGCCGGAATGCGCGACCTGCTGGCCGCCCGCAACGACGCCGGGCTCACCGGGTTCAGCGTGCTGACCGGTTCGGAGCTGACCGTCGACAGCGCCCTGCGCGCCGGCGCCGACGGGGTGGTGCCCGGCCTCGGCAACGTCGACCCGCACGGCTACGCGGCCCTCTACCGGCACGCCCGCGCCGGCGACTGGGACCAGGCCGCCCGCGAGCAGGACCGGCTGCTGCGCCTGATGCGCATCGTCCGGGCGGCGGCGCCGGCCCGGATGGGCCGGGGATCCTCCGCGCTGGGCGCCTTCAAGACGGCGCTGCAGCTGCGCGGCGTGATCAGGCACGCGGTCACCGCCCCGCCGCAGATCCCGCTCGACGAGGCGGAGACCGACTACGTGCGGCGGCTGCTGGTCGCGGCCGGGTTGCTGTGA
- a CDS encoding putative N-acetylmannosamine-6-phosphate 2-epimerase, whose translation MNAMNRARFAETIRGSLIVSCQAGPDHPLRDSPTIARLARAAVLGGATAVRCGGVGGIADVQAVADAVPVPVIGLTKRGTSGVFITPTAEDALTVLAAGATVVATDGTGRPRPDGAPLQVTIDAVHAAGGLVMADVSTTAEGIAAAAAGADLIATTLSGYTPYTPAPEGPDLALVKALTAALPEALVVAEGRYHRPGHVRAALDAGAAAVVVGTAITDPAWITGTFAAATDR comes from the coding sequence ATGAACGCCATGAACCGCGCCCGGTTCGCCGAGACAATCCGTGGCAGCCTGATCGTTTCCTGCCAGGCCGGCCCCGACCATCCGTTGCGGGACTCGCCGACCATCGCCCGCCTCGCCCGGGCCGCGGTGCTCGGCGGGGCCACCGCCGTGCGGTGCGGGGGAGTGGGCGGCATCGCCGACGTCCAAGCCGTCGCCGACGCGGTGCCGGTGCCCGTCATCGGTCTCACCAAGCGCGGCACCTCCGGCGTGTTCATCACCCCGACGGCAGAGGACGCGCTGACAGTGCTCGCGGCGGGCGCCACGGTCGTCGCCACCGACGGCACCGGCCGCCCGCGGCCGGACGGCGCGCCACTACAGGTCACGATCGACGCCGTACACGCCGCCGGCGGCCTGGTGATGGCCGACGTCTCCACCACCGCCGAGGGGATCGCCGCAGCGGCGGCCGGCGCCGACCTGATCGCCACCACGCTGTCCGGCTACACCCCGTACACCCCGGCCCCCGAAGGCCCCGACCTCGCCCTGGTCAAGGCGCTCACCGCGGCGCTGCCGGAGGCGCTGGTCGTGGCCGAGGGCCGCTACCACCGGCCGGGACACGTCCGGGCCGCGCTGGACGCCGGGGCGGCGGCCGTGGTGGTGGGTACCGCCATCACCGACCCGGCGTGGATCACCGGCACGTTCGCCGCGGCGACCGATCGTTGA